The Salvia miltiorrhiza cultivar Shanhuang (shh) chromosome 1, IMPLAD_Smil_shh, whole genome shotgun sequence genome has a window encoding:
- the LOC131005603 gene encoding dirigent protein 23-like: MEKNKELTMPTLNLLSILIFIVSSINAGAAHAQLNHQNSWAKRVERGNEVTTTLQFYFHNIPSGPGPTSVRIAEAAQTNRSRTFFGALMMIDDPLTVGPDPSSRIMGRAQGLMGSAGLNKFTLIMAVSYVFTDGIYNGSSFSLLSINEVLRPAQEMAVVGGTGLFRLARGYVVARTHSIDAMSVAIVEYNVTIVTYDYSEHPHE; encoded by the coding sequence ATGGAGAAAAACAAAGAGCTAACAATGCCAACTCTAAATCTCCTTTCAATTTTAATCTTTATTGTTTCATCCATTAATGCAGGAGCGGCTCATGCccaactcaatcatcaaaaTTCATGGGCgaagagagtggagagaggaaATGAGGTAACAACCACTCTCCAATTCTACTTCCACAACATACCTAGCGGGCCGGGCCCAACATCGGTGAGGATAGCCGAAGCAGCCCAAACCAACCGCTCGCGCACTTTTTTCGGAGCTCTAATGATGATTGACGATCCGCTGACCGTGGGGCCCGACCCATCTTCGAGGATTATGGGTCGGGCCCAGGGCCTAATGGGGTCGGCCGGGCTTAACAAGTTCACCCTTATCATGGCCGTTAGTTATGtgtttaccgacggaatatacAATGGTAGCTCGTTTAGCCTTCTTAGTATCAACGAGGTGTTGCGGCCGGCTCAAGAGATGGCCGTCGTCGGTGGGACCGGGCTTTTCCGGCTGGCCCGTGGGTATGTGGTTGCGCGAACGCACTCGATCGATGCCATGAGTGTAGCTATTGTTGAATACAATGTTACAATTGTTACGTATGATTATTCAGAGCACCCACACGAGTGA